One genomic window of Cyprinus carpio isolate SPL01 chromosome A23, ASM1834038v1, whole genome shotgun sequence includes the following:
- the LOC122135157 gene encoding uncharacterized protein LOC122135157 → MAVTQTECNLCVHRGAEVNRLLEENRQLRRELDEHRMSDSFFGDNDDKVKYYTGLPNMGTFMALLSFLVPLMSDQKRKVLSPFQMLLLTFMRLRLDLPAQHLAHLFRVSPKTVYRTFQEIVSFMYANLSCSIIWPDRDTLQKIMPHQFVESFGRRVAVIIDCFEIFTEKPSNLKARAQMFSSYKHNHTMKYLIGITPKGSICFISKGWGGRTSDKHITENSGFLEKLLPGDIVLADRGFDIKESVGMLCAEVKLPAFTKGYCQLAARDVEETRKVAHLRIHVERVIGNICQKYNILTGTIPINMILPCEGEDITFLDKIVTVCCALTNQCPTVV, encoded by the coding sequence ATGGCAGTGACACAAACAGAATGCAACTTATGTGTGCACAGAGGTGCAGAAGTAAACCGCCTGTTGGAAGAAAACAGACAGCTGCGACGTGAACTTGATGAGCACAGGATGTCTGATAGTTTTTTTGGAGACAATGATGATAAAGTAAAGTACTACACAGGGCTGCCAAACATGGGAACCTTTATGGCCTTGCTAAGTTTTTTGGTGCCTCTCATGTCAGACCAAAAGAGGAAAGTTCTTAGTCCATTTCAAATGCTTCTCTTAACCTTTATGCGCCTCAGACTGGATCTGCCTGCACAACATCTAGCCCATCTCTTTCGTGTTTCCCCAAAGACAGTATACAGAACATTTCAGGAAATTGTGTCATTTATGTATGCAAACCTGAGCTGTTCCATCATATGGCCAGATAGAGacactttacaaaaaattatGCCTCACCAATTTGTGGAGTCCTTTGGACGCAGAGTAGCGGTGATCATTGACTGTTTTGAGATTTTCACAGAGAAACCATCAAATCTAAAAGCACGTGCTCAAATGTTTTCCAGCTACAAGCACAACCACACTATGAAGTATTTGATAGGTATTACACCCAAGGGATCTATTTGTTTTATATCCAAAGGGTGGGGTGGCCGTACAAGTGACAAACACAttacagaaaatagtggttttcttGAAAAATTGTTGCCAGGGGACATTGTATTGGCTGATAGAGGTTTTGATATAAAGGAAAGTGTTGGCATGTTGTGTGCAGAGGTCAAACTCCCAGCCTTTACAAAGGGTTACTGTCAGCTAGCTGCAAGAGATGTAGAGGAGACACGAAAAGTAGCTCACCTAAGAATCCATGTTGAAAGAGTGATTGGAAATATCtgtcaaaaatataacattttaacagGAACCATTCCCATCAACATGATCCTCCCATGTGAAGGTGAGGATATCACATTTTTAGATAAGATTGTCACTGTCTGTTGTGCGCTGACAAACCAATGTCCAACTGTAGTGTAG